In one window of Camarhynchus parvulus chromosome 18, STF_HiC, whole genome shotgun sequence DNA:
- the LOC115911289 gene encoding LOW QUALITY PROTEIN: TBC1 domain family member 24-like (The sequence of the model RefSeq protein was modified relative to this genomic sequence to represent the inferred CDS: inserted 1 base in 1 codon), whose protein sequence is MLQLGLSVPRCPGGAAAAFPMAEPAAGEEPGTGPEALGSSPVTIVVTSEADTWDIDTSPGRGCGPFVDWAKMPEPRGPARIPRDVLGRPPKELKRLAREGCWAGSHAGRARLYPRLIQRVSCRLVTPDALVYRDVAGRLFGKRSVSSHPLPEFLEGCPVPTYCLSPHGVTALKKILICVGALFPDITHSPLLPALAALLLHYSEDEAQCFESLSRLIASNAPHAAYIDQSFLAHQASCMTFGDLASKHCPAAHKLIAGAAANVLEVYSEWLSWLFPGLPLAYAVRVLDVFLLEGQKVLYRIALALLKQFRLSAAPAGPQGSDVKAELQAFVSNIAQHVSVDKLLERAFGIRLFSRKEIWLLHMANRKALVERGITVVQRRPSFHLAVDMQKFSSSTVTAQEMRLVWSWLPERFSLFPPLLLFSTSQDGCSLQRFYTCCEGYEPTVLLIKTTEGEVCGAFLSSDWXERKKSGATSGFFGTGECFVFTVRPEAERYEWVLIQKPELAKAVPHSRQRSPSPAPESPLGSPRDSSSPKHLAVPSAQGRGRLSPFLATRHFLLPSKTASMFMSGSRDGIVIGGGGGQALSLDASLLRGHTERCETFDNPPLCQENFQVQLLEVWGFQSA, encoded by the exons atgctgcagctggggctcagcgtgccccgctgccccgggggcgcggccgccgccTTCCCCATGGCCGAGCCGGCGGCGGGCGAGGAGCCGGGCACGGGGCCGG AGGCGCTGGGCTCATCCCCGGTCACCATCGTGGTCACGTCCGAGGCCGACACCTGGGACATCGACACCtccccgggccggggctgcgggcccTTCGTGGACTGGGCCAAGATGCCGGAGCCGCGGGGCCCGGCGCGGATCCCGCGGGACGTGCTGGGCCGGCCCCCGAAGGAGCTGAAGCGGCTGGCGAGGGAAGGCTGCTGGGCCGGGAGCCacgcgggccgggcccggctcTACCCCCGGCTCATCCAGCGCGTCTCCTGCCGCCTCGTCACCCCCGACGCGCTCGTGTACCGGGACGTGGCCGGCCGGCTCTTCGGGAAGCGCAGCGTCAGCTCGCACCCCCTGCCCGAGTTCCTGGAGGGCTGCCCCGTGCCCACCTACTGCCTCAGCCCGCACGGCGTCACGGCCCTGAAGAAGATCCTCATCTGCGTGGGCGCCCTGTTCCCCGACATCACGCACAGCCCGCTGCTGCCGGCGCTGGcggcgctgctgctgcactACAGCGAGGACGAGGCGCAGTGCTTCGAGAGCCTCTCGCGCCTCATCGCCAGCAACGCTCCCCACGCCGCCTACATCGACCAGTCCTTCCTGGCCCACCAGGCCTCCTGCATGACCTTCGGGGACCTGGCCAGCAAGCACTGCCCCGCGGCCCACAAGCTCATCGCCGGCGCCGCCGCCAACGTGCTCGAGGTCTACTCGGAGTGGCTGTCGTGGCTCTTCCCCGGGCTGCCCTTGGCCTACGCCGTGCGCGTGCTGGACGTGTTCCTGCTGGAGGGCCAGAAGGTGCTGTACCGCAtcgccctggccctgctgaagCAGTTCAGGCTCTcggcggccccggccgggccgcAGGGCTCCGACGTCAAGGCCGAGCTGCAGGCTTTCGTCAGCAACATCGCCCAGCACGTCAGCGTGGACAAACTCCTGGAGAGAGCCTTCGGCATCCGCCTCTTCTCCCGCAAGGAGATCTGGCTGCTGCACATGGCCAACAGGAAGGCCTTGGTGGAGAGGGGCATCACCGTGGTGCAGAGGAG GCCGTCCTTCCACCTGGCCGTGGACATGCAGAAGTTCAGCTCCAGCACGGTCACGGCGCAGGAGATGCGCCTCGTCTGGTCCTGGCTCCCCGAGCGCTTCTCGCTCTTCCCCCCGCTGCTGCTCTTCTCCACCTCCCAGGAcggctgcagcctgcagag gttCTACACGTGCTGTGAAGGCTACGAACCCACGGTGCTGCTCATCAAAACCACCGAGGGGGAG GTGTGTGGGGCCTTCCTCTCCTCTGACT CCGAAAGGAAGAAGAGCGGAGCCACGTCGGGCTTTTTTGGGACAGGGGAGTGCTTTGTGTTCACT GTGCGCCCCGAGGCAGAGAGGTACGAGTGGGTGCTCATCCAGAAGCCGGAGCTGGCCAAGGCCGTGCCACACTCCCGGCAGCGCTCGCCTTCCCCCGCTCCCGAATCCCCGCTCGGCTCCCCCCgggacagctccagccccaaGCACCTGGCCGTGCCCTCGGCGCAGGGCAGAGGCCGCCTGTCCCCGTTCCTGGCCACCAGGCacttcctgctgccctccaaAACTGCCTCCATGTTCATGTCCGGCTCCCGGGACGGCATCGTTATCG GCGGAGGGGGAGGCCAAGCGCTGTCCCTGGACGCCAGCCTGCTGCGGGGACACACGGAGCGCTGCGAGACCTTCGACAACCCCCCGCTCTGCCAGGAGAACTTCCaggtgcagctcctggaggtgtGGGGCTTCCAAAGCGCCTag